A window of the Callospermophilus lateralis isolate mCalLat2 chromosome 7, mCalLat2.hap1, whole genome shotgun sequence genome harbors these coding sequences:
- the LOC143403275 gene encoding tripartite motif-containing protein 43-like, with amino-acid sequence MDSEIPLVFQKELTCSVCLKYLIYPVTIGCGHSFCWPCFFVPWGQAQILACCPVCREPSQQGDVKNNILLKNLTSMARQAHLRQFLNSEKNICVTHQQTKKIFCEENKNLLCWLCCNPQEHRAHNHPSAERAVEEYQEKLLKQIRSLWEKIQVNQRNINEENKIISPWIYYVYLKEELIRAEYRKLHPVLHEEENRHLDILRRESKRILEELKKSEANMVQKKKDLREIYEELVKMSHKPYVELLQDLGDLLTRSESVQLHLPQPIKPALPAQTITGLIDRLKCFQVEISFENTVSSNNLKLFDDVRSLQFGHVLPDSSLNSDGINYFAAWGTESFNSGKLYWELDMKDPLDWAVGVCKDSWIRRNGTVTESEDVFLLLFVKEDDDHSLLTTSPILSHYIEKPQGRVGVFLDFESESVSFVNVAKSSLIWRYPSGSLNFPVRPFVHTGHK; translated from the exons ATGGATTCAGAAATACCACTAGTGTTCCAGAAAGAACTCACTTGCTCTGTCTGCCTGAAGTACCTTATATACCCAGTCACCATAGGCTGTGGGCACAGCTTTTGTTGGCCCTGTTTCTTCGTTCCCTGGGGACAAGCCCAAATTCTTGCCTGTTGCCCTGTGTGCAGGGAGCCATCACAGCAGGGAGATgtcaaaaacaatattcttctgaAGAATCTTACATCTATGGCAAGGCAGGCTCATCTCAGGCAATTCCTGAACTCTgagaaaaatatatgtgtgacccACCAGCAGACAAAGAAGATCTTCTGTGAGGAGAACAAGAACCTGCTCTGTTGGCTCTGCTGCAACCCTCAGGAGCACAGGGCTCACAACCACCCTTCAGCGGAAAGGGCTGTGGAGGAATACCAG GAGAAGCTCCTAAAGCAAATAAGATCATTATGGGAAAAGATCCAAGTAAatcaaagaaatataaatgaagaGAACAAAATAATCAGTCCATGGATC TACTATGTGTATCTCAAGGAAGAGCTGATCAGGGCTGAGTACAGAAAACTACATCCAGTTCTTCATGAGGAGGAAAATCGACATCTAGACATTCTTAGGAGGGAAAGCAAAAGAATTTTAGAGGAACTCAAAAAAAGTGAAGCCAATATGGTTCAAAAGAAGAAAGACCTAAGAGAAATATATGAGGAGCTGGTGAAGATGTCCCATAAACCATATGTTGAGCTTCTCCAG GACTTGGGAGACCTATTGACCAG GAGTGAATCAGTGCAGCTGCACTTGCCTCAGCCTATAAAGccagcccttcctgcccagaccaTCACTGGACTGATAGACAGGCTCAAGTGTTTCCAAG TGGAGATATCCTTTGAAAATACAGTGTCCAGTAACAACCTCAAGCTGTTTGATGATGTGAGAAGTTTGCAATTTGGGCACGTCCTTCCAGACTCGTCTTTGAATTCTGATGGAATTAACTATTTTGCTGCATGGGGAACAGAGAGTTTCAACTCTGGGAAATTGTACTGGGAATTAGATATGAAGGACCCTTTGGATTGGGCTGTAGGAGTCTGTAAGGATTCCTGGATAAGAAGGAATGGCACAGTGACTGAATCTGAAGATGTGTTTCTTCTCCTTTTTGTGAAGGAAGATGATGACCATAGTCTCTTGACAACCTCCCCAATCCTTTCTCACTATATAGAGAAGCCTCAGGGCCGGGTTGGTGTGTTTCTTGATTTTGAGAGTGAAAGTGTGAGTTTTGTGAACGTTGCCAAGAGTTCTCTTATATGGCGGTACCCTTCTGGCTCTTTGAATTTCCCAGTCAGGCCTTTTGTTCACACTGGCCACAAGTGA